The Subtercola sp. PAMC28395 genome segment CCCCGCCCCAGAACGGGCTCGAGGCGCTCAGCGCCTGCAGGTGCGGGTAGTAGGTCAGAAGCCCGTCGAGCAGCGGCAGTACCTTGTCGCGCGACTCGACCCCCACGTGCACATGGATGCCCCAGATCATCATGTTGCGACCCCACCACTGGGTGCGGTCGATGAGCCGGTGGTAGCGCTCCTTGTCGGTGACGGTCTGGTCGAACCACTGCGCGAAGGGGTGCGAGCCGGCGCACATGAGCTCGACGTCGAGGGGGTCGGTGATGGCGCGTACTTCGTCGAGCTGGCTGAGCAGATCATCCACTGCGTCGCCGATCGTGTGGTGCACCCGCGTCACGAGCTCGACCGTGTTCAGCAGCAGTTCGCCGGTGATCTGTGGATGCTCGGAGCCATCGCCCTGGCGGAGCGCCTCGAGTACCTCGCCGGCCACAGACACCAGGTCGCCCGAGCTCCGGTCGACGAGCGCGACCTCCCACTCGATGCCGACTGTGGAGCGCTCGGACTCTGCGAAGCTGATCTCCATTGCTTAGCGCCCGCCCAACCTCTGGAGCCCCGCAGGTGCGCAACTCTGATGCGAATATCCTGACATGGATGCCCGCTACCTGTGGTATTTCGCAATATCGCCGGTTAATTACTCGTCAGGGCAAATATCTGACAGAATGGACAGTCGAGTCTGCCCCTGCCCGACCCTCTAATCAGGCGGTGCGCAGAACCTTAGAACTTATTCTTGGCCGAGTGTGCATCCCCACGCTCACGGCCGGCAGTTCGCCCCATAAAAATTACTCAGGAGAATTGTGGCTGTAAAGATCCGTTTGAAGCGCATGGGCAAGATCCGCGCTCCTTACTACCGTATTGTCGTCGCCGACTCGCGCACCAAGCGCGACGGCCGTGTCATCGAAGAAATCGGCAAGTACCACCCGACCGAGGAGCCCTCGTTCATCGAGGTCAAGAGCGATCGTGCCCAGTACTGGCTCGGCGTCGGCGCACAGCCGACCGAGCAGGTCGAGGCCATCCTCAAGCTCACCGGTGACTGGGGCAAGTTCAAGGGTGACCCCAACGCGGTTTCGACCGTTCGCGTGAAAGAGCCGAAGGCTGTTTTCGTCGCAGACGAGAAGAAGAAGCCCGTTCTTCGCCCCAAGGCCGAGGCGCCCGTCGCCGTCGCGCCCGTTGCCGCTGAGGTTTCGGCTGACGCCGAGGCCGCCGCGACCGACGAGGCGTAAGTCTTGCTCGCACCAGCTCTGCAGCACCTCGTCAAGGGCATCGTCGACAATCCCGACGACGTCCACGTCGTAGCGAAGAGTTCTCCGCGCGGTGAGGTGCTGGAGGTTCGAGTGAACCCCAGTGACCTCGGCCGCGTGATCGGTCGATCGGGTCGCACGGCGAAAGCCCTGCGCACCCTCGTTGCAGCGCTCGCCGATGGCAAGCGCGTTCGCGTTGACGTGGTTGATACCGATTTCTAAGAACGAGACACAACTGAGAGTCGGTCGCCTCACCAAAGCCCATGGGCTGAAGGGTGCGATCAAACTCGAGCTGTTCACCGACGACCCGGAACGACGTTTCGTTCCGGGCTCGGTGTTCACGCTGCAAGTCCCAACAACCTCTCCCTGGCACGGAAAGACCCTCGAACTGGCCGAACTGCGCTGGTACAACGGGCATCCGGTCGGCTTCTTCGTCGGTGTGCCCGACCGTACGGCGGCTGAATCGCTGGCCAAGGCGATCCTCTGGATCGACCACGACCTCGACGAGAAGACCGACGAAGAAGATGCGTGGTTCGACCACCAGCTCGTCGGACTCGCTGTGGTGCGTGACGGCGTGCGCATCGGAACGATGACGCAGATCGATCACCTCGCGGCTCAGGACCTCCTGCACGTGCAGACGGAAACGGGCGAAGTGCTCGTGCCGTTCGTCAAGGCGATCGTCTCGGCGGTCGACATCGACGCGGGCACGCTGACGGTGACACCGCCGCCCGGCCTCTTCGAGGAGCTCCCGGCCGCCGATGACGCTTACATTTCTGGTGTTGGTGAAGCCGACGAAGAGTCCGATGGTGGAGATGACGCTGATCCCGATGATCGCGGCACCGACGGCGACATGCCGGACGCCGAGCTAGAACGAGCGGCCTCCGAGCCGACTCTCGATCGGCCCACGGACACCACACCCGAAACGGGCGCGCCCACAGCCTGACGCTCAGGAGGATGCGAGCTTCGCCGCGAACGCGCGAACAGCCTCGCCGAACCGGTCTTCGGCCCGTGCCAAGACGCCCTCGGCCGTGCGCAGCTCGCAGCCGAAGTGCAGCTCGAGCCAGTGCGCGTACGCCGGATGCCCGGGCGAATCGTCGTGTAGTTCGTCTTGGGTCAGCCAGACGCGCTCTCTGCTGACGCCGATGCTTCTGTCCGCCGCGAGAAACCGCAAGAACTCAACGCTGTTCTCGGCAACCGGGTGCAGGCCGCCTTCGTCACCCAGCACGACGACGGGCAGGTCGTCGGCAGCCCATCCGGGGATGCCCCTCAGTGCGTACTCGCTGCCGTCTTCGTTCGCCTGGCCGAATACCCTCAGGCGCGCGGCGAACTCGGCTGCGGTCGAGTACTGCCGCAGTCGGTGGTCGTTACGCCGGCAGAGCACGAAATCCTCAGCGTAGTATCCGTCGACCGTCAGGGCGAAGTGCGCGAGGGAAGCCAGGGCGTGGGGGACCGCGAGCGGTGCGAGGAGCTCCCGCAGGGCATGTGGTTCCATGACGCCTTCTATTTCACCGAGGAAATGTCAGTGTAGTGAGCGGGGGCTGGGCGGCGCTGAACCGAACCTCGACGTAATTCACCGAGGTTGGGCTGAGGGCCGCCCATTCTTCTTTCCACAGATTCGAGCACGGCAGCCATGAGCCTCCACGGCTCGGGCATCCTGTGCAGATGTATCTCGAAGAGGCCGTGGCTCAGGCTGGCGGGGTTGCCAGCACAACGCACCTGGCCCTCCACGGTTTCACGACGGCGGATGCCCGGGCGGCCGTCGCGCGAGGCGCTCTGCTGCGAATTCGGCAGGGCTGGGTAGCGCTCCCAAGCGCGCCTGATGACGTAGTTCGCGCGGTCAGGGTCGGCGGCCAGCTCACCTGCATCTCACTGCTGCGTCAGCTGGAGGTCTGGTGTCACGACGACCACCGGCTGCACGTCGCGGTCGGACGACACACCAGCCACCTATCGTCTCCGGATGCGCGGGGGCGGCCCCTTCAGCGAGCCAGAAATGTGGCTGTGCACCGCGTGCCCGACGCCCTCGGCCTCCGTGCTCACGTGGCCTGCGTTCCTATCGAGCTTGCCCTGCTCCAGCTCTTCGGCTGCCAGCTGCGAGACGACGCGATTGCGGCCTTGGATTCGGCACTCAACCTGAAACTCACGACCCGTGCGCGCCTGGATGGGCTGGCCGTGTACTTTCCACAACGGTACCGGGCCGCAATCGCCCTTACCGACCCGAGGGCCCAATCCGGCCTCGAGACGAAGGCCCGCTTGCGGCTGAGGTCGCTGAACATCCCGTACCGCACGCAGGTGCACGTTCCTGTCGTCGGACTCGTCGATCTCGTGATCGGCGACAGAATCGTTCTCGAGCTCGATGGTGCACGATGGCACACCAGCGAGGCCGCCTTCTTCGAGGATCGGCGGCGCGACCTCATCCTGCATGAGCGGGAGTACACGGTCATCCGGTTGACCTACGCCCAGGTGATGTACGAGTGGCCCAGGGTCGAGCGGATGATCCGCGCCGCAGTGGAGCGCAACGAGCACCGCTGGAGCGCCCGACAACGTCGCCGTCTGCAAATGGGCGGCGGTGAATCAGACCTCGACGCATTTCACCGAGCGTCGGCTGAGGGCCGTCCAATCTGAGGTAGTGCGCATCAGGATAGGGTTTTGGGGTGCGCATCGACATCGTGACGATCTTTCCCGAGTACTTCGGTGCGCTCGACGTGTCACTGCTGGGGCGGGCGCGCGAAGACGGCATCCTCGACGTGAAGGTGCACGACCTCCGCGCCTTCACTCACGATCGGCACCGCACGGTAGACGACAAGCCGTATGGCGGAGGCGCCGGCATGGTGATGAAGCCGGAGCCGTGGGGAGAGGCGCTCGACGCGATCCTCGACCAGGTAGCCGCGCCAGGGGCGACCACCGATGCCGACGGAGATGCCAACGCCGACGGCGACATCGTCGACCATGACGCGGCAAGCGTCGTCGGCACGGGCCTGTCAGCGGGGGCCGCGGATGCTCGGCCGCGCCACCGGCGTGAGACCGACCCCATCGTCATCTTCCCGTCGCCGGCGGGCGAGGTGTTCACGCAGGCGATGGCACGCGAGTTGAGTGGGGCGTCACACATCGTGTTCGGGTGCGGCCGGTACGAGGGGATCGACCAGAGGGTGTTCGAGTATGCCGAGAGCCGGGCATCCGTGAGGCTCGTGAGCCTGGGCGACTATGTGCTCAACGGGGGAGAGGTCGCCGTGATGGCCATGATCGAGGCGATCGGGCGGCTGATTCCCGGGGTGATCGGCAACCCCGAAAGCCTCGTCGAGGAGTCGCACGAGGATGGGCTGCTCGAGTACCCGAGCTATACCAAGCCTGCCGAATGGCGGGGGTATGCGGTGCCGCCGGTGCTGACGAATGGCAACCACGGGGCGATCGCGGTGTGGCGCCGAGAGCAGCAGCTCGAGCGCACGCGGCGGGTCCGGCCCGACCTGCTGCCTCCAGCGCAGTGACGCGCTGAGCGAGCATCCATTGGATGCTCGCCGCGACGCCGCGCCAGCCAGCGCCGACGAAGCTGTGTTTCGTCGGGATCGGTCTGCCGCCGGGCCCAGACTCAGGCGCGAGCGCTCAGCACCAGGGGACCGTCGGCCGTGACCGCCACGGTGTGCTCCATGTGCGCGCCACGGGAGCCGTCGGCGCTGCGCAGAGTCCAGCCGTCGCGATCGGTGACGAGCTTGTCGGTGGTCTCAAGGAACCACGGTTCGATCGCGATAACGAGCCCGGCGTCGAGATGGATGCCCCGGCCAGGCCGGCCGTTGTTGGGTACGTGGGGGTCACCGTGCATGGTGCGC includes the following:
- the rpsP gene encoding 30S ribosomal protein S16, whose protein sequence is MAVKIRLKRMGKIRAPYYRIVVADSRTKRDGRVIEEIGKYHPTEEPSFIEVKSDRAQYWLGVGAQPTEQVEAILKLTGDWGKFKGDPNAVSTVRVKEPKAVFVADEKKKPVLRPKAEAPVAVAPVAAEVSADAEAAATDEA
- a CDS encoding RNA-binding protein → MLAPALQHLVKGIVDNPDDVHVVAKSSPRGEVLEVRVNPSDLGRVIGRSGRTAKALRTLVAALADGKRVRVDVVDTDF
- a CDS encoding endonuclease domain-containing protein, with amino-acid sequence MYLEEAVAQAGGVASTTHLALHGFTTADARAAVARGALLRIRQGWVALPSAPDDVVRAVRVGGQLTCISLLRQLEVWCHDDHRLHVAVGRHTSHLSSPDARGRPLQRARNVAVHRVPDALGLRAHVACVPIELALLQLFGCQLRDDAIAALDSALNLKLTTRARLDGLAVYFPQRYRAAIALTDPRAQSGLETKARLRLRSLNIPYRTQVHVPVVGLVDLVIGDRIVLELDGARWHTSEAAFFEDRRRDLILHEREYTVIRLTYAQVMYEWPRVERMIRAAVERNEHRWSARQRRRLQMGGGESDLDAFHRASAEGRPI
- the trmD gene encoding tRNA (guanosine(37)-N1)-methyltransferase TrmD; this translates as MRIDIVTIFPEYFGALDVSLLGRAREDGILDVKVHDLRAFTHDRHRTVDDKPYGGGAGMVMKPEPWGEALDAILDQVAAPGATTDADGDANADGDIVDHDAASVVGTGLSAGAADARPRHRRETDPIVIFPSPAGEVFTQAMARELSGASHIVFGCGRYEGIDQRVFEYAESRASVRLVSLGDYVLNGGEVAVMAMIEAIGRLIPGVIGNPESLVEESHEDGLLEYPSYTKPAEWRGYAVPPVLTNGNHGAIAVWRREQQLERTRRVRPDLLPPAQ